A stretch of the Archangium violaceum genome encodes the following:
- the istA gene encoding IS21 family transposase has translation MVTDEQRARIRRLYFAEHWKVGTIAAELGVHHDTVRGALEVERFVRTTARVRPTMLDPYRDLIAQTLAQHPKLRATRLYEMLRARGYQGSALQVRRYVARHRPVSSAEAYLRLSTLPGEQAQVDWAHFGRLRIGGAERPLCAFVLVLSWSRALYARFVLEQSLESFLRCHTLAFQALGGVPRSLLYDNLKSVVLERVGDHIRFHPKLLEFAGHYHFAPKPCAPYRGNEKGKVERSIHYLRHSFFAARTYSSLDDLNSQLSRWIEDTAHARPLPQDTSRRVHQALEEERPRLLPLPGNAFSCDVVRTLHSGKTPYVRFDGNDYSIPHTLVTKPLTLVASDSLVRLLDGTREVARHTRCWDKGKTLECEEHLAALAAHKRHAHELRGRDRLRQSCPSADAFIAALASRNAHLAGHTSRLLKLLDAHGPEALESALSTALSRGAIGAESVAHLLEHSRRQQHLPPVLSVSLPDDPRVRSARVQPHSLSDYDALLRKDSP, from the coding sequence ATGGTGACTGACGAGCAGCGCGCCCGCATCCGCCGCCTCTACTTCGCCGAGCACTGGAAGGTGGGCACCATCGCCGCCGAGCTGGGCGTGCACCACGACACCGTGAGGGGAGCCCTGGAGGTGGAGCGCTTCGTGCGCACCACCGCCCGGGTGAGGCCCACCATGCTTGACCCCTACCGGGATTTGATTGCCCAGACACTGGCGCAGCACCCCAAGCTGCGCGCCACGCGCTTGTACGAGATGCTCCGTGCTCGCGGCTACCAGGGCAGCGCCCTCCAGGTGCGGCGCTACGTGGCCCGGCACCGGCCGGTGTCCTCGGCCGAGGCCTACTTGCGGCTGTCCACGCTGCCGGGTGAGCAGGCCCAGGTGGACTGGGCCCACTTCGGCCGGCTGCGCATTGGCGGGGCCGAGCGCCCCCTGTGCGCCTTCGTCCTGGTGCTCTCCTGGTCGCGCGCTCTCTACGCGCGCTTCGTCCTGGAGCAGTCCCTGGAGAGCTTCCTGCGCTGCCACACCCTGGCCTTCCAGGCGCTGGGCGGGGTGCCGCGCTCCCTGCTGTATGACAATTTGAAGAGCGTGGTGTTGGAGCGGGTGGGCGACCACATCCGCTTCCACCCCAAGCTGCTGGAATTCGCCGGCCACTACCACTTCGCTCCCAAGCCCTGCGCTCCCTACCGCGGCAACGAGAAGGGCAAGGTGGAGCGCTCCATCCACTACCTGCGCCACTCCTTCTTCGCCGCACGTACCTACTCCTCTCTGGATGACCTCAACTCCCAGTTGTCGCGCTGGATTGAGGACACCGCCCACGCACGCCCCCTCCCACAGGACACCTCTCGCCGCGTGCACCAGGCCCTGGAGGAGGAGCGGCCCCGACTGCTTCCCCTGCCAGGGAATGCCTTCAGCTGCGACGTGGTGCGCACCCTCCACAGCGGCAAGACGCCCTACGTCCGCTTCGACGGCAACGACTACTCCATTCCCCACACCCTGGTGACAAAGCCTCTCACCCTGGTGGCCAGTGACTCGCTGGTGCGCCTGCTGGATGGCACCCGGGAGGTGGCCCGCCACACGCGCTGCTGGGACAAGGGCAAGACTCTCGAATGCGAGGAGCACCTGGCCGCCCTCGCCGCCCACAAGCGCCACGCCCACGAGCTGCGCGGACGCGACAGGCTGCGCCAGTCCTGCCCCAGCGCCGACGCCTTCATCGCCGCGCTCGCCTCGCGTAACGCCCACCTCGCAGGCCATACCTCGCGCCTGCTCAAGCTGCTCGACGCCCATGGCCCCGAGGCCCTCGAGTCCGCCCTGTCCACCGCGCTCTCTCGCGGTGCCATCGGCGCCGAGTCCGTCGCCCACCTCCTGGAGCACTCCCGCCGCCAGCAGCACCTGCCTCCCGTCCTCTCAGTCTCCCTCCCCGACGACCCCCGCGTGCGCTCTGCCCGCGTCCAGCCCCACTCCCTCTCCGACTACGACGCCCTCTTGCGAAAGGACTCCCCGTGA
- a CDS encoding SIR2 family protein, with protein MVGEIIDFDSEVQRHEDLLGREDILSKLNELLLGDGARGWVLVKGGPGLGKSALLVEWRKRNAGRAGLGMAEHFLRRGEEQWERPEVVRRNLAAQVERLYPSEADPEARPESRLRELLQRVSRQVLEPSGERLVLVVDGLDEAEVGPDGSNPLPRFLPDFLPPGVLVLCASRPTYPYLSWLEGLAQARTLDLDGEVWQGSNASVVRKCWMRAARGDTALCSQAFLDGLVKRSEGNALYTVKLAARLTGPDAAQWRARLLERGPEVLPQGLEKLLDEMWARLLRLPQELRRVVMDGLWIVAAAREALPLSVIARVAGWSQYGDELQFLREARPYLLEKPISGGGEVAWRPHHDSLRSYVLRMLGREREKELHQRLAEHLCRWPGDEGDDDWRRSYALRHGVTHWLNAGRWQTARKLYTNVDYLTAQCQVAGVLVLEEDLGQAAERVPQAERDIPRDLRRAIQAESHVLRKDPTVLARSLHNRLLCMGWSAEEVAGVLCFPTGLPALRLRRPIRTDGSTRTLQGHSGRVTGCAVTPDGRRVVSSADDNTLKVWELETGRELATLQGHSGPVTGCAVTPDGRRVVSSSDDNTLKVWELETGRELATLQGHSGRVTQCVVTPDGRCVVSSSGDNTLKVWELETRQELVTLRGHHSYVTGCAVTPDGRRMVSSSWDNTLKVWELETARELATLAGHPWNVTGCVVTQDGRRVVSSCEDNTLKVWELETGRELATLQGHLWSVTGCAVTPDGHCVVSSSWDNTLKVWELETGRELATLEGHSGRVTGCAVTPDGRRMVSSSWDNTLKVWELETGRTLVTPQSHGGSVTGCVVTPDGRRMVSSSDDNTLKVWELETGRELATLEGHSRRVTGCAVTPDGRRVVSSSDDNTLKVWELETGRELATLRGHPWTVTGCAVTLDGRHVVSSSGDDTLKVWELETGRELTTLHGDRSFGSRLVVTPDGRRVVSSSEGNTLKVWELETKRHLATLKGHRLYVNGYAVTPDGRLVVSSSSDRTLRVWELETGREVATLQGHPWTVAGCAMTLDGLLVVSYSDDNTLKVWDLSSGECLHTLYGYGGFSAIVVTSTLICAGDALGNIWFMEPKLGAPMTKQDNKPISPPGAPLSLSFPKPLVSACQSKKLALFIGSGLSMGKDVKGKFPSWTQLPQRLLDACEKLGKLSGPRLKLKREMFEESMSLKEMLAELGTLRTILGQQYQQVLNEIFRPHDESEPGEAHKAVAKLGVQTILTTNYDQLIESLPEKPRRQPYTWLDAPKALGELDGSRRFLLKVHGSAEHHESIVMTEGEYMRAHSNDSYQKVLGLLLQTHAFLFIGYGMNDPLDLDLALEGNAAAFKTAARMHYALIKKSDDPVRDQREWERYLNDYNVQVLPYDDHALLPQILDGLSHAATTGTGN; from the coding sequence ATGGTCGGCGAAATCATCGACTTCGACTCGGAGGTGCAGCGGCACGAGGATCTCCTTGGCCGAGAGGACATCCTGTCGAAGTTGAACGAGCTTCTGCTGGGGGATGGGGCACGGGGCTGGGTGCTGGTGAAGGGAGGGCCAGGCCTGGGCAAGAGCGCGCTGCTGGTGGAGTGGAGGAAGCGCAACGCGGGGCGCGCGGGCCTGGGTATGGCGGAGCACTTCCTGCGGCGCGGGGAGGAGCAATGGGAGCGGCCGGAGGTGGTAAGGCGCAACCTGGCGGCGCAGGTGGAGAGGCTTTACCCCTCGGAGGCCGACCCGGAGGCTCGGCCCGAGTCTCGCCTGCGCGAGCTACTCCAACGTGTTTCCCGGCAGGTGCTGGAGCCAAGTGGGGAGCGGCTGGTGCTGGTCGTGGACGGGCTCGACGAGGCCGAGGTCGGCCCGGACGGCTCAAATCCTCTGCCACGCTTTCTCCCGGACTTCCTGCCTCCGGGCGTGCTGGTGCTGTGTGCATCGAGGCCCACGTATCCGTACCTGAGCTGGCTGGAGGGGCTCGCGCAGGCTCGCACGCTCGACCTGGATGGAGAGGTCTGGCAAGGCTCGAATGCGTCGGTGGTCCGCAAGTGCTGGATGCGAGCGGCGCGGGGCGACACGGCGCTATGCTCACAGGCCTTTCTCGATGGGCTGGTGAAGCGCTCGGAGGGGAACGCACTGTACACGGTGAAGCTGGCGGCGCGGTTGACAGGCCCTGACGCCGCGCAGTGGCGAGCCCGGTTGCTTGAACGTGGGCCGGAGGTGCTACCGCAGGGTCTGGAGAAGCTGCTGGATGAGATGTGGGCGCGGCTGTTGCGGTTGCCCCAGGAGTTGCGACGAGTCGTGATGGATGGGCTGTGGATTGTCGCGGCGGCGCGCGAGGCCTTGCCGCTGTCTGTGATCGCCAGGGTGGCGGGCTGGAGTCAGTATGGGGATGAGCTTCAATTCCTGCGGGAGGCACGCCCCTATTTGCTGGAGAAGCCCATTTCAGGTGGGGGCGAGGTGGCGTGGCGGCCTCACCATGACTCTTTGCGAAGCTACGTGTTGAGAATGCTGGGGCGGGAGAGGGAAAAGGAGCTGCACCAGCGGCTGGCGGAGCATTTGTGCAGGTGGCCTGGGGACGAGGGGGATGATGACTGGCGGCGAAGCTATGCGTTGAGGCATGGGGTAACACATTGGCTGAACGCTGGCCGGTGGCAGACGGCTCGGAAGCTTTACACCAATGTGGACTACCTGACCGCGCAGTGCCAAGTGGCAGGAGTGCTCGTGCTGGAGGAGGATCTGGGCCAAGCCGCAGAGCGGGTTCCTCAAGCGGAGAGAGACATTCCACGAGACCTGCGGCGAGCCATTCAGGCGGAATCCCACGTCTTGAGGAAGGATCCCACGGTGCTGGCGAGGAGCCTTCATAATCGGCTCTTGTGTATGGGTTGGAGTGCGGAGGAGGTTGCGGGGGTGCTGTGCTTTCCAACGGGACTTCCCGCACTGCGATTGAGAAGACCGATAAGGACAGACGGCAGCACTCGCACACTCCAGGGCCACAGCGGGCGGGTAACCGGGTGCGCAGTGACGCCGGATGGGCGCCGCGTAGTGTCCTCCGCAGACGACAACACGCTCAAGGTATGGGAGCTGGAGACGGGAAGAGAACTGGCCACGCTCCAGGGCCATAGCGGGCCGGTAACCGGGTGCGCAGTGACACCGGACGGGCGCCGCGTGGTGTCCTCCTCAGACGACAACACGCTCAAGGTATGGGAGCTGGAGACGGGAAGGGAACTGGCCACGCTCCAGGGCCACAGCGGACGGGTGACCCAGTGCGTAGTGACGCCGGACGGGCGCTGCGTGGTGTCCTCTTCCGGAGACAACACACTCAAGGTATGGGAGCTGGAAACGAGGCAGGAATTGGTCACGCTCCGGGGTCACCACTCGTATGTGACCGGGTGCGCGGTGACGCCGGACGGGCGCCGCATGGTGTCCTCCTCTTGGGACAACACGCTCAAAGTATGGGAGCTGGAGACGGCACGGGAGCTGGCAACGCTTGCGGGCCACCCCTGGAATGTGACCGGGTGCGTAGTGACGCAAGATGGACGACGCGTGGTGTCTTCTTGCGAGGACAACACGCTCAAGGTGTGGGAGCTGGAGACGGGGCGGGAACTGGCCACGCTCCAGGGCCATCTCTGGAGTGTGACCGGGTGCGCGGTAACGCCGGACGGACACTGCGTGGTGTCCTCCTCCTGGGACAACACGCTCAAGGTGTGGGAGCTGGAAACGGGGCGGGAGCTAGCCACACTCGAGGGCCACAGCGGGCGGGTGACTGGGTGCGCAGTGACGCCGGACGGGCGCCGCATGGTGTCTTCCTCCTGGGACAACACGCTCAAGGTGTGGGAGCTGGAGACGGGGCGGACACTGGTCACGCCCCAAAGTCATGGGGGGAGTGTGACTGGGTGCGTAGTGACGCCGGACGGGCGCCGCATGGTGTCCTCTTCTGACGACAACACGCTCAAGGTGTGGGAGCTGGAGACGGGGCGGGAGTTGGCCACGCTTGAGGGCCACAGCAGGCGGGTGACCGGATGCGCGGTAACGCCGGACGGGCGCCGCGTGGTGTCCTCCTCTGACGACAACACGCTCAAGGTGTGGGAGCTGGAAACGGGGCGGGAGTTAGCCACGCTTCGGGGCCATCCGTGGACCGTGACCGGGTGCGCAGTGACTCTGGACGGGCGCCATGTAGTGTCCTCCTCTGGAGATGACACGCTCAAGGTGTGGGAGCTGGAAACAGGGCGGGAGTTGACCACGCTCCACGGCGACCGCTCATTTGGGTCCAGGTTAGTGGTGACGCCGGACGGGCGCCGCGTAGTGTCCTCCTCTGAGGGTAACACGCTCAAGGTGTGGGAGTTGGAGACCAAGCGGCATCTGGCCACGCTCAAGGGCCACCGCTTGTATGTGAATGGATATGCGGTGACGCCGGACGGCCGCCTTGTTGTGTCATCCTCGTCGGACAGGACGCTTAGGGTGTGGGAGCTAGAAACTGGGCGGGAAGTGGCCACACTCCAGGGTCACCCATGGACCGTGGCCGGATGCGCGATGACATTGGACGGCCTCTTGGTGGTGTCTTACTCCGACGACAACACGCTCAAGGTATGGGACCTGAGCTCCGGTGAGTGCCTACACACGCTCTATGGGTATGGCGGTTTTTCCGCGATCGTCGTCACATCGACGCTCATCTGTGCAGGTGATGCGCTCGGGAACATTTGGTTCATGGAGCCTAAGCTCGGTGCACCCATGACAAAACAAGACAACAAGCCCATTTCTCCGCCAGGAGCCCCCTTGAGCCTCTCGTTTCCCAAGCCGCTCGTCAGCGCCTGTCAATCCAAGAAGCTTGCTCTGTTCATCGGGTCCGGTCTCTCAATGGGAAAGGATGTCAAAGGCAAATTCCCATCATGGACCCAGCTCCCTCAGCGTCTGCTCGACGCCTGTGAAAAACTCGGGAAGCTCTCCGGCCCAAGGCTCAAACTGAAGCGTGAGATGTTCGAGGAAAGCATGTCGCTCAAGGAGATGCTCGCGGAACTGGGCACGCTCCGAACAATCCTGGGTCAGCAGTACCAACAGGTGCTCAACGAAATCTTTCGCCCCCATGACGAATCAGAGCCCGGCGAGGCGCACAAAGCCGTGGCCAAGCTAGGGGTCCAGACCATCTTGACCACCAACTATGACCAGCTCATCGAGTCTCTCCCGGAGAAGCCTCGCCGACAGCCCTATACCTGGCTGGACGCGCCCAAGGCCCTCGGGGAGCTGGATGGGAGCCGCAGGTTCCTCCTCAAGGTGCACGGCTCAGCAGAGCATCACGAGTCCATTGTCATGACGGAGGGCGAGTACATGCGGGCGCACTCCAACGACTCGTACCAGAAAGTGCTAGGTCTTCTGCTCCAGACGCACGCCTTTCTGTTCATTGGCTATGGGATGAATGATCCGTTGGACCTCGATCTGGCGCTGGAAGGAAACGCGGCCGCCTTCAAGACCGCGGCCCGGATGCACTACGCCCTCATAAAGAAGTCCGACGACCCGGTGAGAGACCAGCGAGAGTGGGAGCGCTACCTGAACGACTACAACGTCCAAGTGCTCCCCTATGACGACCATGCACTGCTTCCCCAGATTCTCGACGGACTCAGCCATGCCGCCACGACGGGAACGGGCAACTGA
- the istB gene encoding IS21-like element helper ATPase IstB, translated as MTSSLAHSLSGLGLHRTSAELDDLVARATKARLSPTQLLEQIVQLESDERARRSLERRTLRSRLGRFKPMADFDWSWPKSIDRPLVESLLRLDFLQDARNVVLLAAQGLGKTMIAQNLAHEALRSGHSVLFTTASQLLLDLGSRDSSRALESRLRHYARVGLLIIDELGYLSYDARNADLLFQLVNLRYEKRSLVLTTNQAFSDWPTIFPNASCATALIDRVIHHCDIVSIEGDSYRRREAEASLESRRSRRSG; from the coding sequence GTGACTTCCTCCCTGGCTCATTCCCTCTCCGGGCTCGGCCTGCACCGCACCAGCGCCGAGCTCGATGACCTCGTCGCTCGCGCCACCAAGGCCCGCCTCTCTCCCACCCAGCTGCTGGAGCAGATTGTCCAACTGGAGTCCGACGAGCGCGCCCGCCGCTCCCTGGAGCGCCGCACCCTGCGCAGCCGCCTGGGCCGCTTCAAGCCCATGGCCGACTTCGACTGGAGCTGGCCCAAGTCCATAGACAGGCCCCTGGTGGAGAGCCTGCTGCGTCTGGACTTCCTCCAGGACGCTCGCAACGTCGTGCTGCTCGCCGCCCAGGGCCTGGGCAAGACGATGATTGCCCAGAACCTCGCTCACGAGGCCCTGCGCTCCGGCCACTCCGTCCTCTTCACCACCGCCTCCCAGCTGCTACTCGACCTCGGCTCGCGCGACTCTTCCCGCGCCTTGGAGTCCCGCCTGCGCCACTACGCTCGCGTGGGCCTGCTCATCATCGACGAGCTGGGCTACCTCTCCTACGACGCGCGCAACGCCGACCTCCTCTTCCAACTCGTCAACTTGCGCTATGAGAAACGCAGCCTCGTCCTCACCACCAATCAGGCCTTCAGCGACTGGCCTACCATCTTCCCCAACGCCAGCTGCGCCACCGCCCTCATCGACCGCGTCATCCACCACTGCGACATCGTCTCCATAGAGGGCGACAGCTACCGCCGCCGCGAAGCCGAAGCCTCTCTGGAGTCTCGCCGCTCCCGCCGCTCCGGCTGA